Genomic window (Gloeocapsa sp. PCC 73106):
ATCCCAAAGGGTATTGAGATTCACTCGGTCATATTGGTGAGCAAGAATGTCGCGCATTCCAGCAATGTCTTTCCACGGAACTTCAGGGTGTTGTGAACGAAATTCTACTGACAACCGTTTTGTCGCTTCTCCAATTACAATGATTTGATAGAGAACGGCAGATTGCTTTTCTTCATCAGTTGCCAGGGTCGATTTATCGAGTCCTTCAGTAAATTTTAAAACT
Coding sequences:
- a CDS encoding DUF86 domain-containing protein — protein: MSRDSASLLDIVNAAQRVLKFTEGLDKSTLATDEEKQSAVLYQIIVIGEATKRLSVEFRSQHPEVPWKDIAGMRDILAHQYDRVNLNTLWDAIHIMSA